From Budorcas taxicolor isolate Tak-1 chromosome 19, Takin1.1, whole genome shotgun sequence, the proteins below share one genomic window:
- the ZNF830 gene encoding zinc finger protein 830 codes for MASSASARPAAGKRVVNQDELRRLMKEKQRLSTNRKRIESPFAKYNRLGQLSCALCNTPVKSELLWQTHVLGKQHREKVAELKGAKEAAQGPSASAVPQSTKRKAPDSESQDAKRAKASLVPQVQPSTSALPTNFDKAGKESTRATVGKASGLGLLPDYDDEEDEEEEEGGGRGEGKKGDACKQPSKSQSKEHSLSSSREATGSRLPSNFSDTNPPKAPLIPHSGSIEKAEIHEKVVERRENTAEALPEGFFDDPEIDARVRKVDAPKDQMDKEWDEFQKAMRQVNTISEAIVAEEDEEGRLDRQIGEIDEQIECYRRVEKLRNRQDEIKNKLKEVLTIKELQKKEEENVDSDDEGELQDLLSQDWRVKGALL; via the coding sequence ATGGCGTCGTCTGCCTCAGCTCGGCCTGCCGCGGGGAAGCGAGTGGTGAATCAGGACGAACTGCGGCGGTTGATGAAGGAGAAACAGCGTCTGAGCACCAACCGGAAACGGATAGAATCTCCATTCGCGAAGTACAACCGCTTGGGGCAGCTGAGTTGTGCCCTGTGTAACACTCCGGTTAAGAGCGAGCTCCTGTGGCAGACTCACGTCCTGGGAAAGCAGCACCGAGAGAAAGTGGCCGAGCTGAAAGGCGCGAAAGAAGCAGCCCAGGGCCCGTCCGCCAGCGCAGTGCCTCAGTCCACCAAGAGGAAGGCGCCGGACTCTGAGAGCCAAGATGCCAAAAGAGCGAAGGCCTCCCTGGTTCCTCAGGTACAGCCCTCCACGTCCGCTTTGCCCACCAACTTTGACAAAGCCGGGAAGGAGTCCACTAGGGCGACCGTCGGTAAGGCTTCGGGACTCGGTTTACTCCCTGATTATGATGacgaggaggacgaggaggaggaggagggaggcggaagaggagaagggaagaaggggGATGCCTGTAAGCAGCCGTCCAAGTCACAGAGCAAGGAACACTCACTTTCCTCCTCGCGGGAAGCAACTGGTAGTAGGCTGCCAAGCAATTTCTCGGATACAAATCCTCCCAAGGCCCCTTTAATCCCTCATTCCGGGTCCATTgagaaagcagaaatacatgaaaaagtagtggaaaggagagaaaacacTGCGGAAGCATTACCGGAAGGGTTTTTTGACGACCCTGAGATAGATGCGAGGGTACGAAAGGTTGATGCCCCAAAGGACCAGATGGACAAAGAATGGGACGAATTTCAAAAAGCTATGAGACAGGTCAACACTATTTCCGAAGCCATAGTTGCCGAAGAGGATGAGGAGGGACGGTTGGACCGACAGATTGGGGAGATCGATGAGCAGATTGAGTGTTACCGTCGAGTGGAAAAGCTGCGGAATCGCcaggatgaaataaaaaataagcttaAAGAGGTTCTGACCATAAAAGAACtgcagaaaaaggaagaggagaatgTTGACAGCGATGACGAGGGGGAACTACAGGATTTATTGTCTCAAGATTGGAGAGTGAAGGGAGCTTTGTTATAG